The DNA segment TTATCCAATAACGCAGCGGAGAATGGAGTTGCAGATAGGCAGTTCCGGGGCTCTCTACCCTGCTTCTCTTTCCACACAGGCCTCCTTTTCTAGCTGGGAAATCATGACTgtgtgcgggggtggggtggggtggggggggatcaCCTGCTGGTGGCCTTAGACTAGGAGTGGATCTCTTTGAAATGAACTCTGGAGAGGTTTCCTGCCACACCTCTGGATGAGGGTGTGTCACCATGGAGACAAGGCTGCTGCCATTGGTTGGAGCCTGGGGCTAGGATGTAAAGGCCGGCCTAGGTAATAGTGCACTAACAGTCTTGACCTGACTCAGACAGTGTCACCATGGAGCAGAAAGGGCAAGATTTGGGCGCCTCTGTCGGTGACACCATAGAGAAAGAGTAAGTGCCGGGCCCGGGGACTCGGGCGTTCTGCCTAGAGAGACGGGCTGTAGCTGAGAACTGGGAACTTATCAGCCTGGGCCCAGAGAAGGAGCGAGTCTGTTGGGGATGCAGAGAGGCCTGGCACAGAGCCCAGTGGCAGACATAGGGCTCCAGAATGGTGGGGCGGCTGGCGCGACAGGCAGACGCGGGAACCAGCGGTAGGGGCGCCCCGGAGCAGGAAGAAACAGGTTAGCGCAGTGTAGGCACCATCACAAGGAACATTGTGCCTCCTTGGTGTATGTGGATGTATGTGGGGAAGGAGGCACGAGCCCTGACAACTTAATAACACAAATTTCCTTTCCAGCGGTCCAAGTAACCCAGGAGATAATTCTGTTGTGCAATTCCGCAGTTCCTTTAGAGGGAAATTTGCTCATTTTCTGCGactgcccctctctctcctccaagCTGGAAGTAGCATTAACAAATGAGGAATGGAGTCTTTTTAAGGATGGGAAATCTGTATTCACTGACCTGCTTAGATACTTATACACACCTTCCTgcccactttaaaaacaaaaacaaaaaaccaaaaaccagaaaagTCAACTCCCTCCCTTTTGTGTAGGGAATTTCTAGACTGACTCACCGCAGAGCTGTAGGGATCACAGTGGCTTTAGGATGATCTCAGGTCCGACGTGTCCTCGGGGACTGTGAGCTATGGCTGGACATGGCCGGGTGGCCAAGCCTCATACTTCCGGCCCTTTAGGACTGCATCCTAAATTCTTGCCTACTTACTTGCTTCTGTTTGTCACCCTGTGGCTCTATCTGTCCCTGCCCTACCTAATTGTTTCATTGTGGATAACCTGTTGTGTTATAATCCTGTTTTGTTTCCTATAGTATACTCTGTTGCAGTTtgtgacaaggtcttgctataccTCCAGGCTAGGCTCAAGTTATACTAATGTCTGGGTCTGCCATGTCTTTAAGTCTCTGATACATAAAGCTCTCtgggtggaagaaaaaaaaaaggcttttttaGTTGTGTTCAATTTGTGTACACCTCCGTTCTTCCACTCCTAGGAGCAATCTTTGATCTTTGCAGTTGGGTGTGATAAAATTGGACTTGGGACTGTGAGAAGGTCCAGGCTGACTAGACAGGGTTTGTCTTCGTTCTGTTTTGGAACCCTCAAACTggcagagatcttcctgccttgctcctcctcctcctaatgCTGGGATTTTAAAGATCTGCCTCACCACGACCAGCTCCCTGTTGATACTAGTACTTGGTTATGAGTTATGTACCTTGTTCTTTGCTTTCTGAAGAACAAAATACCTTAGTGTGGGGGGAAGCCAAgatgaaaggagggagagggagagggagagggagcagcaGGAGGTGGAAAGATTAACTGTTACACAACAGAGCTTCCTAGCAAGTCTGgttgtttgttctgttgttttgaaacagtctctgTACATAGCCCCGTTTCTTCCTGAAACTCACAccttagaccaggctgtccttgaactcacagagatctgactgcctttgcctcctgagtgctgggattaaagttgtttgCCACCCTTCATAACATCTTTAACAAGTTTTTCATCTGAAGGGATGGGCCTACAAACTTCTATTTTGAAATAGTGTCTGAACTAGCTTGGCATTTTATAACCAATGTTGTGAAATAAGCCtgggttttgtgttgttttacaatcatttagtttctttctttctttttctttttttttttttcctcacagagacagggtttctttgtgtagtcctggccatcctggaactcattctgtagaccaggctggcctctgcctcccaattgctgggattaaagttgtgggcCACAGTCATTTAGTTTCTTAACTGTAAATCATAGCTCACactgtagagacaggaggatcaggaactcaCAGTCAGTTTGAGTCTGGCCTAAGTTACATGAGACTCTGCCTGAAAACAAACTCcaatactacacatacacacacacatacacacacacacacaaaaggacagaaggaaaaagaaaaaagtttagtTAATTCCATATGGCAGAGATCTGTATCTGGGAATCAAAGAAACATGTTTAGAGAAACTAAGGCTCTCCTGTAGATTTCTAGGAGTGTTATTACttactaataaaaattttaaaatttgagggCTAGTGACATGATTCTACAAgtaaggtacttgctgccaagcctgaattGGGTTCCAGTCTTGTGGTAGAAGGAGATAACTGACTCACCGTTATCATTTTGACCACCAAACATGATGTGGCATGCTttgaacacatcacacacacacatagacaccaaCTAAATTAAGtgtaattaaaatttcaaattaaaaattaattaattaattatgggCCCAGTGAGCAGAGCAAGCCCAAAACAACTGCCACGGGCACTAATAGATGAGAAAGTGAGAGATGGAGAGACGGAAGAAAAAGGGAAGCAGAGTGTTGTGTGCACAATGAAGGGAGTGGAACTGGAGACACGAGTGTAGTGAGGAGGCGCCTGGTGTGCTATCTGTAGCCAAGGTAAGGTCCTGGCCCTTGCTACTACTGAGAACCATGTCTGGGTCTTTTACCACCAAAAGCCAAGTGGATCTTCTGGGCTGCCACCTGGGGACATGActgagggctgtgcagagctgACTCTGCCCCTCAttggctgcagcactcaggagatctGGCCCCAACCCTCACCTGGGAGGGAGAGCTGACCCAGGTGATGTGAGTGGAGGAGCTGTAGACTCAGCCACCACCCAGGCTCACATCCAGAGCTTTGAATTGGCCTACCCTTACATCTACCCCATGGATGAGCTGTTGGAGCAGGGAATGGGGGCATGGTGGTGGGCTGTTGAGTAGTAGGcaacatagggagaccctgtctcaaacaaacaaaaaaggcatgAGGCTTGCCTTTAGGAGGGCCTCAGTTCATTTAGAGCCCTCACATTGATTTGATCACTGCGTCATAAACCTGGTTCCATTTTTGTCCGAAGGAGAGAAGAGATATGAGCTTTCTAGTGCTGGAGGTGCAACTTAGCGGCAGAGCACTTGAGGTGGGGCCATCAGTGAAAACAGGCTTTCATTCATTTTTGTCATGCTCTGGAATGAAGGGTGTTTCTTGTCAGGCCTTTAGTGGGCCTGATTCAGCAGTAGGCAGGTGAGTGGTTGTATAAGCAGGCTGGGCTTTCAGCTCTGTTTCCTTAGAATACCTGTTAGGTTTTCTGTGCTCACAGCCTATGTACTTGTCCTTTAATACTTAGGTTCACATACGAAGATTATGAGACCACTGCCAAGTGGCTTCTGCAACACACTGAATATCGACCTCAAGTGGCAGTGATCTGTGGTTCCGGCTTAGGAGGGCTGACTGCTCACTTAAAGGCGGCTCAGATCTTTGACTACAATGAGATACCCAACTTTCCCCAAAGCACAGGTACTGGCTGGACTGTGGGGcgttagccactgttctattgctgtggagagacaccatgactaaggcaactcttaagaAAGAGCATTTAATTAGAGGCTTTCTTTGTTatgggtttagtccattatcattgtggggagtatggcagcatgcaggacactagagcagtagctgagagctacatcttgatctgatgGCTGAAACAGCTACAcggggcctggcatgggcttctgaaacctcaaagtccacccctagtgacacacatcTACAACAAAGGCCAcacctaattcttctaatactttcagatatagtgccacttcctggtgacttaGGGGaccattcatattcaaaccatcacactgctCTTATGTGGAATCTAATCAAGGAgatgtttctcttcttttccttacttatttatttattttttaaaaagatttatttatcattatattatttattattatattagtacactgtagctgtcttcagacacctcagaatAGGGCGTCAgttctcatttcagatggttgtgagccaccatgtggttgctgggatttgaactcaggaccttttgaagaacagtcactgctcttaaccactgagccatctcaccagccccattgtCCTAATTTTTGACCAAAGATAAATGTAAGAGGGAAAGAGACACCACAGAATCAGAAAGGCTTCAGAAAGAAATccttattagtgtgtgtgttagGGTGGGGGGGCTTGGGAAAGGTGCTGAACAAACATGTTCACTCTCTGATACCCATGAACTGAAAGGGAAGAACTGGTTCACACTAGTTGTCTTCACGCTATAGCACGCACTAGCACTCGCACTCACCTTCAGTAGAAGAAGCAGAACCTGTAGCCCTAGGACAATGACAACCTGTTCCAGGTCatcctccctgtcttccttcatCTCCACCTCTATGTGCAGCCTAGACATACATAGCAACAATAAGCACTGTGGCCACTGTGGTTATGGGCGCACACAGGGattaatacaggaaaacacttggTTCACAGTGGCCTTTGGAAATGTAACGTTGAGCTCTGTCATCATTGTAGCGCTGTGACGCAAGCATGAAAACTCAGACTCAGATTTAGAAAGGACAAGAGCAagctttttcatttctctttattttaaataacttacttactttggtattattattatgattatttctTCTTACATATCTTCCTTTCTATCTACCTTTCCTAAGGGAAttgaaacttttattaaatatttaaaagcccTTTGGGGTAAGAATGGAAGAGCAGAGCAGGGAGGTGTGGGAGTGAGGGAAGGAAGGGTAACCCTgttcagagagaagggagaaggcagaCAGTAGTGATGTGGGCCATCTGCCACTCCTCCCCGCGTGGAGCAGAGCCCTGTACTATGTGagaagcaagttttttttttaaatattttttttattccgaatattcctcaattacatttccaatgctatcccaaaagtcccccacatcctccccctcccactttccttcccctacccacccattcccattttttggccctggcgttcccctgtactggggcatataaagtttgcctgtccaatgggcctctctttcttttgatacatatgcagctagagacaagagctccggggtactggttaattcataatgttgttccacctatagggttgcagatctctttagctccttggatactttctctagctcctccattgggggccctgtgatccatccaatagttgactgtgagcatccacttctgtgtttgctaggtcccggcctagtctcacaagagaaatctAGGTCCTTGgatcaaacgcttgctagtgtatgcaatggtgtcatcattggGAGGctaattatgtttttttgtttttgtttttgtttttgttttttgtttttttgagacagggtttctctgtatagccctggctgtcctggaactcactttgtagaccaggctggccgaactcagaaatccgcctgcctctgcctcctgagtgttgggattaaaggcgtgcaccaccacgccttgcggcaggctaattatgggatggatccctggatatggcagtctctagatggtccatccttttgtctcagatccaaactttgtctctgtaactccttccatgggtgattgtttccaattctaagaaggggcaaagtgtccacactttagtcttcattcttcttcagtttcatgtgttttgcaaattgtaccttatatctcgctatactaagtttctgggctaatatccacttatcagtgagtacatatcatttgagttcttttgtgattgtgttacctcactcaggatgatgccctccaggtccaaccatttgcctaggaatttcataaattcattctttttaatagctgagtagtactccattgtgtaaatgtaccacaatttttgtattcatttctctgttgagggccatctgggttttttccagctcttGGCtgttatacataaggctgctatgaacatagtggagcatgtgtccttcttacctgttgggacatctcctggatatatgcccaggagaggtattgcgggatcctccagtagtacaatactatactaagtccaattttctgaggaacagccagactgatttccagagtggttgtacaagcttgcaatcccaccaacaatggaggagtgttcctcttcctctacatcctctacagcatctgctgtcacctgaatttttgatcttagccattctgactggtgtgaaatggaatctcagggttgttttgatttgcatttctctgatgattaaggatgttgaacattttttcaggtgcttctcagccatttggtattcctcgggtgagaattctttgtttagctctgagccccatcttttaagggggttatttgattttctggagtccaccctcttgagttctttatacatattggatattagtcccgaaAGCAAGTTAACTTGAAGTTTAGCTATGTCTACTTTGTTctattgcttcttttttcttttgctcccTTGCAGTATGACTTTCTCCGTTTGGAAAAGTTTTTTGAAATTCCTTCTGTTATATGTTCACATCAATGTTCTTATCCCATGTCTCTAAGGTACAGTTGTATGATTATAAAGATCAGCATACTGCTGTTGTTGTTAATTATATCATCATACGTTAGACACAGTGAGTGGCTTCTAgtaagtgcttgtgtgtgtgatacagggaagtatgcttgcttttctttttgtagcAGTCTCGCCacatatccctggctggcctggaacttgctgtgcagtctaggctggccttgaactgacagagacctccctgcttctgcctcctgagtactgaaagAAAAAGCATGTACCATTCACTACACTGAGCATAATCACTTTGCTTTTTTCTCTTGCTGTCTGTAGTGCAAGGTCACGCAGGCCGACTGGTGTTTGGATTGCTGAATGGCAGATCCTGTGTGATGATGCAAGGCCGGTTCCATATGTATGAAGGATACTCACTGTCAGAGGTAAACAAACCAGGGGCACAAGCTTGGTTGGATCAAAGGAAGATGGGAGAGCTGTCCTACTTTGTCTAACCATTTGGGCTGCTTCAAATTTTTGATCTTTTGTTTCATGGTTCATATTATCCTTACCTTTGAGTTGGTTGGTGAGGTTTTGAAAAGTCTTTTCTGATCTTTTGCATCTAAGGTGACATTCCCAGTGAGAGTTTTCCATCTTCTGGGTGTGGAAACTTTGGTGGTCACCAATGCTGCTGGAGGACTCAACCCCAATTTTGAAGTTGGAGATATTATGCTGATCCGTGATCACATCAACCTACCTGGTTTCTGTGGCCAGAACCCTCTCCGGGGCCCCAACGATGAAAGGTACACATCTTTGATCCCTTGCTCTACATGTAGAGAGTCTGGCCTTGTCCAGGAGTTGGGAAAGAAAGTTCACTTGGTGCCATTTATCTGAGATAATCCCACCTGTGTTCCAGGTTTGGAGTTCGTTTTCCTGCCATGTCTGATGCTTATGACCGGGATATGAGGCAGAAGGCTTTCAGTGCCTGGAAACAAATGGGGGAGCAACGAAAGCTACAAGAAGGCACCTATGTGATGTTGGCAGGTCCCAACTTTGAGACTGTGGCAGAGAGTCGTCTGCTAAAGATGCTGGGGGCAGATGCTGTTGGTGAGAAGGGGGATTTGGCTGGTGGTTTGAGGAAAGGATCTGGTAAAAtagcaaaggggagagagagagaatttatggATTTGGGGGAGGATGACATAGAATACTAGGAAAGCAGAGACAACAGGCTTGAGCTCAGCACTGTTACAGAATGTCAGTACAGTCACCTTCTCTACCTGTGGCTGCAAGATGGACTCATTAATTGGAACAAAGCAGAGGAAAAGATTGTGTTGGCAAAGTGTATAAGTAGCTAGTAAGGCTACCTGAGGAGAGGTAGGGCAGCGAGTGCTCTGCACTAATTTAGTTGCTGTGGATGCTTTCTGAAATTCAGTGAACTTCAGAGAGTGAGGGTGAGAAGAGCCACATGAGTCATTGTCTCTCCCCTTCAGGCATGAGCACAGTCCCAGAAGTTATCGTCGCAAGGCACTGTGGGCTTCGTGTCTTTGGTTTCTCACTCATTACGAACATGGTTGTCATGGATTATGAGAACTTGGAGAAGGCCAATCACAAGGAAGTTCTGGATGCCGGGAAAGCAGCTGCACAGAAATTGGAAAGGTTTGTCTCCATTCTTATGGAGAGCATTCCACTCCCGGAGTGTAACCTCCTTTAgcctaggcaggctggttcagactgtatgccactgaggtggggccacctgatGTGCTGCTTCTCTAATTCAACTAGTTTCTTTTGATTTGACACTGCCTTCACCTGCCCTGAGGCTGAAGTgcttctccaagattttctggagtTAACAACAACCTGTGAATCTGTCGAATtgctgctaaaaggctgtgctgatgACATCAAGAAACTTGGTGTGACTCGGGAGGGgtttccctctttataagcacagacttttattaaacatttgaaccttgagcagacttgcttgtcttggttccattatttctcgacCGGcgtagattccctcttctctttcagctctggTTGCCTCTTAGGCTTGAACCaggacatgagagctgcaggcctgCCCCAACACCGGAGCATGGCAGCTGACTGGCCATGGAGTGCTCCACTGCTACCCTGGTGGGGTCCAAGTAGCTCTCTACTCTGGTTCCTTGATGAAGTCACCAGTCTCTTTTCTTGGATCCtagcagaaaggaaagaggagcttACCCTTCACTTTCCAGATATTGTTCTACTGTTCTAAGGCCCAGTCTTCTTGCTTAGTTGCCTTCTCAAATTAACTTtcattcctctggaagagctggagCTCATTCCTTCCACACTTGAGATATATGCCTTCAAACAGTACCTTCTACATCTTGGAGATGACAGACATGTTCTGGGCTCAGTCTAAAGCCCTAAGGACCAAAGATCAACCCAATACCTcttggattttatttagtatcacAATGTTTTGAGAATAAAGAGATCGAgtccttttcttttgtgtgtggttCGGTATGAAGCTGGGGCATCGGCCAAAAACGACTTGAAAAGCTTTGGGGGCCACATGTTCCAAAAGCAGCTAAGAATGGAGATGAGTTGGTGCGTGAGTAGCAAGGGATGAAGGggaaaaatggtgtgtgtgtggaggggatgCGACTACTTCTTTCAGACTTGTTCCTAGCCTTCATTTCCCACATGCTCCATTTACTCCATTTCTTGAGTATCTGCATCTCACAGATCTCACTTCtccactgccttttttttttttttttttttttggcattgttTTTTCCCTCTGCTCTAATTTCTGAGTCATGCTCTTTCCAGATCTATATTGACAGTGCAGCAGCAGATACACTTTTGTCTGCCGCCATTTGTCATGGTGCTGGCCACATTCATTCCAACTCCAACCAAGCCTGTAAAGTTGGTTCACACTCATTCTCTGCTTAAACACCATggaatggctattcttggttatcaacttgactatgattggaattaaaaaaaaaaaacaaacaactcaaataGAGGGCATAACTGAGGGACTTTTGCTTCATTTGAAATGGAAAGATCTACTTTTAATCTGaatctttgaggtaggaagacacatctttaatctcaatcTTGAGTTGGGAATATTCACCTTCGATCCAGCTCTAATCTGGCCTGTGCCTGCTGATGGGAGGCTATATAAGGAAGAACATGGAGGAAGGAAACTGCTCTTCATGTGCTTACTCTTGTGCTTGTGCTGCTAGCAAGTCCATCCCTTCACTGGCATCACAGCCTGCTTCAGGATTCTAGCATATACTGCACAACGTCCAATGGAGACAGCCAACCTCAGGAACCCAAAGTTCAAATCATTTAGAAGTGAAAACACACCCTAGAGACAACATGAAAATTATGAAGGTAGTGACTTCTGCACAATATCTGCCTTACAGCCTCATCCAGTAATAAGCCATGCCAACATCCTGTGCTAAGGTGAGAGATAAACACTTGAACAAGACTGCAGCTAGTCAAGCAACGTACTCAAGTGTGCGTCACCCACTTACAGCATAGGTACATCAGCAAGATTTGCCCCAGCTAGTCTGTTATGGAAGATAAGCTTTGCCATCTTGTCTGTCTCCAGAATGATTCCATGGCTACGATATTTCCAAACTCTTGCTGGGACCCAACGTTTAAGGGGGGAAATGTGGGTGAGAGGAAAGTGGAGTACTCTCAGCTAacatacagtctttttttttttatataccaaTCCCACATTGTGATGTTCAGTTT comes from the Mus musculus strain C57BL/6J chromosome 14, GRCm38.p6 C57BL/6J genome and includes:
- the Pnp2 gene encoding purine-nucleoside phosphorylase 2; translated protein: MEQKGQDLGASVGDTIEKEFTYEDYETTAKWLLQHTEYRPQVAVICGSGLGGLTAHLKAAQIFDYNEIPNFPQSTVQGHAGRLVFGLLNGRSCVMMQGRFHMYEGYSLSEVTFPVRVFHLLGVETLVVTNAAGGLNPNFEVGDIMLIRDHINLPGFCGQNPLRGPNDERFGVRFPAMSDAYDRDMRQKAFSAWKQMGEQRKLQEGTYVMLAGPNFETVAESRLLKMLGADAVGMSTVPEVIVARHCGLRVFGFSLITNMVVMDYENLEKANHKEVLDAGKAAAQKLERFVSILMESIPLPECNLL
- the Pnp2 gene encoding purine-nucleoside phosphorylase 2 isoform X1, which gives rise to MSFLVLEVQLSGRALEVGPSVKTGFHSFLSCSGMKGVSCQAFSGPDSAVGRFTYEDYETTAKWLLQHTEYRPQVAVICGSGLGGLTAHLKAAQIFDYNEIPNFPQSTVQGHAGRLVFGLLNGRSCVMMQGRFHMYEGYSLSEVTFPVRVFHLLGVETLVVTNAAGGLNPNFEVGDIMLIRDHINLPGFCGQNPLRGPNDERFGVRFPAMSDAYDRDMRQKAFSAWKQMGEQRKLQEGTYVMLAGPNFETVAESRLLKMLGADAVGMSTVPEVIVARHCGLRVFGFSLITNMVVMDYENLEKANHKEVLDAGKAAAQKLERFVSILMESIPLPECNLL